Sequence from the uncultured Flavobacterium sp. genome:
CGAGCTCCTTTTGGATAATAATCCTCAAGATCAAAAACTTCTAATGCGCTATTGGCAACTTTATTAATGATTTCTTCCATAAGTGAAGTCTTAAAGTTTTAAAGTTGAAAGTCACAAAGCCATTAACTTTTGACTTTATGACTTTCAACTTTATGACTATTTATTAAAGCATTCCTAATTCTAATTTTGCTTCTTCGCTCATTAAATCTTTACTCCAAGGCGGATCAAAAGTAATTTCAACATCAACATCTTTAATGTTTTCAATTGTTTTTACTTTTTCTTCAACTTCTCTTGGTAAACTTTCCGCAACAGGACAGTTTGGAGACGTTAAAGTCATTAAGATTTTTACTTCGAAATCAGTATTTACCATTACGTCATAAATCAAACCTAATTCGTAAATATCTACAGGAATCTCTGGATCGTAAATGCCTTTTAAAACTTTTACAATTGATTCTCCTAATTCGTTTGTGTCTATTTCTTGTTCCATTTTTTGTGTGTTTTACCATATAAGTTATATAAGTTCATTTAAGCATTGCACTTATTATTATATGGTTATTCTTTATTTGTTAATCTTCTAACCAACGGTATAATTCGTTGATATATGTTTTTTGACCTTCGTGATAAATATTTGTAACATTGAAATTTATCATTAGTCCTATCGGAGATTTTAAAAGCTTCATGTATGACATTAATTTTGCAATATGAATTGGTATAATTTTATCAACAGCTTTTAATTCCAGAACTAAGCAGTTTTCAATAAATAAATCACATCTTAAATCAGATTCCAATTTTACGCCTTTATATTCAACCGGAATTATTAATTCAGATTGAAAATTAATTCCTCTTAAAGATAATTCCTTAATCATACATTTATGATAAATATTCTCTAAAAGTCCGGCTCCAATATTTTTATGAACTTCAATTGCTGCACCATTTACATGGTAAATTAAATCAGTCAAATATTTCTTTGTAATCATGCTTTCTTAGCAAGATATAAAAATAAAAAGAAAGATAAAACTTACTTTAATTGTTTTTTACTATATAATAGAACTTCATTTAACAGCAAACTTAAATGTTCTTTATTTTGTTTGCAAAGTAAACACAAAGCTTATATTCTCTTATATAACTTATATGGTTTAAAAATTTAGTTTTTGTTTTTTGAATCAAAAGCCAAAGCGTACATTTTGATATTTTTAATCATCGAAACCAATCCGTTTGCGCGAGTGGCTGATAAATGTTCTTTTAAACCAATGTCGTCAATAAATTGAGTGTCGGCATTTATAATATCTTCAGCTTTTTGATTAGAGAATGCACGAATTAAAATCGCAATAATCCCTTTAGTTAAAATAGCGTCACTATCTGCAGTGAAAACAATTTTATCATCGTTTTGTTCACCTTGCAACCATACTTTTGATTGACAACCTTTGATTAAATTCTCGTCAGTTTTGTATTCTTCTTTGATTAACGGAAGACTTTTTCCCAATTCGATGATGTACTCATAACGCTGCATCCAGTCATCAAACATCGAAAATTCGTCTATTATTTCGTTTTGTATTTCTTTTATTGTCATAATTATTCTTTCGTAAAATCCAGTAGCAAATTTACCAATTTTTCTATTTCCTTTGGAGGATTGCCATTGTCGAAACCTTTAGTTTCATATGTTTTCTGATTCTGGACAACTTTTAAGTTTCCAATTGCAGCGCCATCATAAAAACGTTTTTCACTTGGAGCTTTTAGAGTTGGAATACTTTCTAAGTTAATCTTTGAAAATTCTGCTGCAATTTGTTTCCATTTTGCGTCGCTTATTTTGCTTTCTACAGCTTCGGTATTTTTACCATTTATAATAGAAACTGTTTTATTTTGAACCATTATCTTTTTGTAAAGACCACGAGACATTGCAGAATATTCTATTTGTGTACTTGTCATATCGGCTGTTTTTTGACTTGAACAACTTGTCCCGATGAAAATCGTTAAGAGCAATAAAGATAATATTTTCATATAAAGAGTTTTTTTTAGCTTAACATGGTTTTTGCTTTTTTAACCGCTTCAACCATTGTGTCAATTTCTTCGATTGTATTGTAAAAAGAAAATGAAGCACGAATAGTTCCCGGAATACAGAAAAAATTCATAATAGGTTGAGCACAATGATGTCCGGTTCTAACGGCAATTCCTAATTTATCGATAATTGAACCAATATCATAAGGATGAATTCCGTCAATATTAAACGAAACCACAGAAGCTTTATTTTTTCCGGTTCCGTAAATTTTCAAACCTTCAATTTCTAACAAACGCTTTGTCGCGTGCGCTAATAATGCATTTTCTTGTTCCTGAATATTATCAAAACCAATGTTGTTTAAATAATCAACAGCAGTTCCTAAAACAATTCCTCCAGCAATATTTGGAGTTCCCGCTTCAAATTTATGAGGAAGATCAGCGTAAGTCGTTTTCTCGAAAGTAACTTCTTTGATCATTTCTCCGCCACCTTGATAAGGAGGCAATTTATTTAACCATTCTTCTTTTCCGTATAAAATTCCGGTTCCGGTTGGACCACACATTTTATGCCCTGAAAAAGCATAAAAATCACAATCTAAATCCTGAACATCCGGTTTTAAATGCGGAACTGCCTGAGCGCCATCAATCAAAACAGCTGCACCAACCGCATGTGCTTTTTCAATAATATATTTGATAGGATTTATGATTCCTAATGCGTTCGAAATATGATTTACAGTAACAACTTTAGTTTTCTCTGAAAGTAAAGCGTCAAAAGCTTCCATGATCAATTCGCCATTTTCATTCATCGGAATAACCTTAAGAGTTGCTCCGGTTTTCTCGCATAACATTTGCCAAGGCACAATATTGCTATGATGTTCCAGTGAAGAAACTACAACTTCGTCTCCAGGTTTTAAAATAGAAGCAAAACCATTTGTTACAAGGTTGATTCCGTGTGTTGTTCCAGAAGTAAAAAGTACTTCATGCGAAAATTTAGCATTAATATGATGTTGGATTTTCACTCTTGAAATCTCATAAGCATCAGTTGCCAATTGACTTAATGTATGAACGCCACGATGAATATTGGCATTGATTTCCTGATAATATTTTGCGATTGCATCGATCACAATTTGTGGCTTTTGCGAAGTTGCGCCGTTATCAAAATAAACCAAAGGTTTTCCGTTTACTTTTTCCGAAAGTATCGGAAAATCAGCTCTTATTTTTTGGATGTCTAACATGTCTTATTTAGAAAAATTCTATTTACAAAAGTACTAAAACTAAATTGTTTTATGCGGCTATTCCATAATTTCCTTTTATGGCGCCATCAATTAGAAGCTGATATGTTGATTCTGTAAAATTTGATTCTATTTTGTAAACATTATGAGTTATAATTCTAAATTGACTCATAATATCGTGAACATAAATTAATTATATTGCATTAAAAACATCTAACTATAATTATGAAAAAATTTCTCAAATTACTTGCGCTTGTTTTAGTTCTTGCATTTCTGTATTTTGGATTCACAACTTATCCGAAACTTGATTTGATTTCCGGCTTTTCAGCCAAAAGTATTGCGTCGGGTCATTTTTTAGATCATAGATCGAAAGAATTAATCGAGAAAACCGACAATGATATTGATATGATTGATTTGGCAACAAATACAATTAATGATGCTGGAAAATTTGCAACTTCAAATGTTTATGGCTTAAAAGAGCGAAAAGCAATTTATCGCGAAGGACTTGGAGCAACTTTGATTAATGATGATTATGATGTTTCGAAGCCATATTTGCTTCCAAAGAGAACCAAATTGGTAAATAATCTTCCTTTTCCTTACGGGAATAATGAACCGAAGGATTCTGCTTTTTCGAATGTTGATTATTCAAAATTGAAGAAAGTCATTGATGATTCTTTCGATAAAAATGGAGGAAAAGCAAAACGTACTCGCGCCGTTGTAGTTTTATATAAAGACAAATTGATTGGCGAAAAATACGATACTGGTTTTAATAAAGACAGTAAAATTCTAGGTTGGTCGATGACAAAAAGTATTACAAGTTCTGCTTTTGGAGTTTTAGCCAAACAAGGAAAAATTGATATTTATAAACCGGCTCCAATTGCCGAATGGAAAAATGATGATCGTAAAATTATCACGATAAATGATTTACTTCATATGAATTCCGGTTTAGAATGGGAAGAGAATTACAGTACGATTTGCGATGCTACAAAAATGCTTTTTCAGGCCGAAGATATGGGGAAAGTTCAAATGGATAAACCGGCACAATTCAAACCAGATACACATTGGAATTATTCTTCAGGAACAACTAATTTATTATCCAGAATTTTAAGAGCACAATTTAAAACGCAACAAGAATATCTTGATTTTTGGTACAGTGCTGTAATTGACAAAATCGGAATGAATTCGATGATTGTCGAGCAAGATATGTCGGGAACTTTTGTTGGTTCGTCATACGGATGGGCGACACCACGGGATTGGTCGAAATTTGGATTATTATATCTCCATAAAGGAAATTGGAATGGAGAACAAATTCTGGACGAAAGCTGGGTAAAATATACAGCAACTCCAACAAATACTTCAGAAGGAAAATATGGTGCTCAGTTTTGGTTAAACGCTGGAGGGAAATTCCCTGATGTTCCTCGTGATATGTTTTATTGCAGCGGATATCAAGGTCAAATGGTGGCAATTATTCCGTCTCTGGATATGGTAATCGTGAGAATGGGAGTGAAGGAAGAAGAACCGGGATTTGATTTTAATGGCTTTTTAAAAGGGATAATTTCTTCGGTTAAAAAATAAATTTATAATGAAAAATTATCTATTACCTATTTGTTTTGTAATTATTGGTTGGCTTCTTGCAGGTTTTGGATTTACGACACCATTGGGACATCCAATAAGTACAATTTCTTTTTTCCTTGGATTAAGCCTTTTTTTCCTTGGATTTATATTGCTTTTTACAGTAAAAAAATAGTTTAGATACAGAAAACCCGACAGGTTTTTAAAACCTGTCGGGTTTGAATATAATGCCGAATAGAATTTTCTACAAATCAAATCCTAAATTCACGCCCAATTTCATGGCAATGATTTTAGTAATTCTTTGTTTTAATTCTGGTATTTTAATGCTTTCGATAACGGCATTTGAGAATGCGTACATCAATAAAGCTTTAGCTTCTTTTTTCGGGATTCCACGAGATTGCATGTAGAACATTGCAGTTTCATCAAGTTGTCCAACTGTACAACCGTGAGAACATTTTACGTCATCAGCAAAAATCTCTAATTGTGGTTTTGCGTTGATAGTAGCTTTATCACTCAATAAAATGTTATTGCTTTTTTGGAAAGCATTTGTTTTTTGAGCTTCTTTTTCTACCAAAACTTTTCCGTTGAAAACTCCTGTTGAACGATCAGAGAAAATTCCTTTATAATCCTGGAAACTTTCGCAATTTGGCGTTGCGTGGTTTACCAAAGTATAATGATCAACGTGTTGTTTGTCATTTAGGATAGAAATTCCGTTAAGGGTACTTGTCAATCTTTCACCAAAGTGATAAAAATTCAAATTGTTACGAGTCAAATTTCCTCCAAAAGAGAAAGTGTGCACATAAGCATGACTTTCTTGTTGTTGCGAAACGTAAGTGTTGTCAATTAAATTGGCTTCACTATTATCGTTTTGAATTTTGTAATAATCAACAATCGCACGTTTTTGAGCAAAAATCTCTGTAACCGAATTGGTTAAAACAGGATTTTCATTCAAACTTTGGTGGCGCTCGATAATTTGAACATGTGAATTTTCGCCCACAATAACCAAATTTCTTGGCTGAACCATTAATGCAGCTTCATTTCCAGTTGAGAAATACATAATCTCAATTGGCTTATCTGCAACTTTTTTCTTCGGAATATTAATAAAAGCTCCTTCACTTGCAAAAGCAGTATTCAATGAAGTCAAACTATCATCTTTACTTGCGATTTGATTGAAGTAAGTATCAATAATCATTTTATATTTTGGTTTGGTCAATGCCGATGACATCAAACAAACATCGATTCCGTCATGTGTTGTAGAAGATAAATGCGAACTAAAAACGCCATCGATAAATACCAATTTATAAGTGTCGATTTCGTGTAAAAAGTATTTTTTTACCTGATTAAATTCAATTGCATTTTCTTGCTTAGGAAAAACCGTAAAGTCATTTTTTAAGATGGCGTTTAGCGATGTATATTTCCAAGCTTCTTCTTTTTTGGTTGGGAAACCTTTATTTTCAAAGTTTTTTAAAGCATTTGTGCGTATGTCGTGTAAATCTGAATGTACATCGACACGCTCTTCAAAAGCCATAAAAGACGATACTAATTTTTCTTTTAAATCCATTTTGTTTTTGTTTCCTTCGGTGTTTCAGGTTTCAAGTTTCAGGTTGCCTGTTGTGACTTAATTCCTTTGAATCCGTATTGTTTCAGTTTCAGGTTTTCTACTGAAACTTATTTCCTTTGAAATCTTTTTTATTGAGATAAGTAATAAAGTTTTTTATTTTACCACTTAAATTTCCGTAATCTGTTTTTAAAGCTTCAAATTTTTGCTCCGAAATATATTCAAAATCAAAAACTCTATAAAGCTGAGATCTTGTTTCTCCTGCAGAACCTTTTGCTATTGATAGAAATTGTCGAAACTCTAAATTCCCATCTCTTTCAAATCCTTCAGCAATATTATCCATCACTGAGCCAGAAGAAGCTTTTATTTGATTTTTAAATCTGAGATCTGATCTTAACT
This genomic interval carries:
- a CDS encoding SUF system Fe-S cluster assembly protein, whose protein sequence is MEQEIDTNELGESIVKVLKGIYDPEIPVDIYELGLIYDVMVNTDFEVKILMTLTSPNCPVAESLPREVEEKVKTIENIKDVDVEITFDPPWSKDLMSEEAKLELGML
- a CDS encoding GxxExxY protein, encoding MITKKYLTDLIYHVNGAAIEVHKNIGAGLLENIYHKCMIKELSLRGINFQSELIIPVEYKGVKLESDLRCDLFIENCLVLELKAVDKIIPIHIAKLMSYMKLLKSPIGLMINFNVTNIYHEGQKTYINELYRWLED
- a CDS encoding SufE family protein; amino-acid sequence: MTIKEIQNEIIDEFSMFDDWMQRYEYIIELGKSLPLIKEEYKTDENLIKGCQSKVWLQGEQNDDKIVFTADSDAILTKGIIAILIRAFSNQKAEDIINADTQFIDDIGLKEHLSATRANGLVSMIKNIKMYALAFDSKNKN
- a CDS encoding cysteine desulfurase, translated to MLDIQKIRADFPILSEKVNGKPLVYFDNGATSQKPQIVIDAIAKYYQEINANIHRGVHTLSQLATDAYEISRVKIQHHINAKFSHEVLFTSGTTHGINLVTNGFASILKPGDEVVVSSLEHHSNIVPWQMLCEKTGATLKVIPMNENGELIMEAFDALLSEKTKVVTVNHISNALGIINPIKYIIEKAHAVGAAVLIDGAQAVPHLKPDVQDLDCDFYAFSGHKMCGPTGTGILYGKEEWLNKLPPYQGGGEMIKEVTFEKTTYADLPHKFEAGTPNIAGGIVLGTAVDYLNNIGFDNIQEQENALLAHATKRLLEIEGLKIYGTGKNKASVVSFNIDGIHPYDIGSIIDKLGIAVRTGHHCAQPIMNFFCIPGTIRASFSFYNTIEEIDTMVEAVKKAKTMLS
- a CDS encoding serine hydrolase; this encodes MKKFLKLLALVLVLAFLYFGFTTYPKLDLISGFSAKSIASGHFLDHRSKELIEKTDNDIDMIDLATNTINDAGKFATSNVYGLKERKAIYREGLGATLINDDYDVSKPYLLPKRTKLVNNLPFPYGNNEPKDSAFSNVDYSKLKKVIDDSFDKNGGKAKRTRAVVVLYKDKLIGEKYDTGFNKDSKILGWSMTKSITSSAFGVLAKQGKIDIYKPAPIAEWKNDDRKIITINDLLHMNSGLEWEENYSTICDATKMLFQAEDMGKVQMDKPAQFKPDTHWNYSSGTTNLLSRILRAQFKTQQEYLDFWYSAVIDKIGMNSMIVEQDMSGTFVGSSYGWATPRDWSKFGLLYLHKGNWNGEQILDESWVKYTATPTNTSEGKYGAQFWLNAGGKFPDVPRDMFYCSGYQGQMVAIIPSLDMVIVRMGVKEEEPGFDFNGFLKGIISSVKK
- the sufD gene encoding Fe-S cluster assembly protein SufD produces the protein MDLKEKLVSSFMAFEERVDVHSDLHDIRTNALKNFENKGFPTKKEEAWKYTSLNAILKNDFTVFPKQENAIEFNQVKKYFLHEIDTYKLVFIDGVFSSHLSSTTHDGIDVCLMSSALTKPKYKMIIDTYFNQIASKDDSLTSLNTAFASEGAFINIPKKKVADKPIEIMYFSTGNEAALMVQPRNLVIVGENSHVQIIERHQSLNENPVLTNSVTEIFAQKRAIVDYYKIQNDNSEANLIDNTYVSQQQESHAYVHTFSFGGNLTRNNLNFYHFGERLTSTLNGISILNDKQHVDHYTLVNHATPNCESFQDYKGIFSDRSTGVFNGKVLVEKEAQKTNAFQKSNNILLSDKATINAKPQLEIFADDVKCSHGCTVGQLDETAMFYMQSRGIPKKEAKALLMYAFSNAVIESIKIPELKQRITKIIAMKLGVNLGFDL
- a CDS encoding four helix bundle protein, whose protein sequence is MATINRFEDLEIWKEARRLAKEVHLIAVHTELRSDLRFKNQIKASSGSVMDNIAEGFERDGNLEFRQFLSIAKGSAGETRSQLYRVFDFEYISEQKFEALKTDYGNLSGKIKNFITYLNKKDFKGNKFQ